A region from the Lolium perenne isolate Kyuss_39 chromosome 4, Kyuss_2.0, whole genome shotgun sequence genome encodes:
- the LOC127294417 gene encoding uncharacterized protein isoform X1 → MSSRLHPKFHARDREDGDVMTCRRSPRLHPQIHTSEDGAGKACRRSPRNHPQIHASEQGAGTTRRCRRRRRGTSLPDNEDMLWEILLRLPPQPSSLPRASAVCRRWRGLVTDPRFLRSFRAHHRKPPLLGVFESFDGLVFNDLLRQRLRRKGRIELRFILETPDRIPLLPIETGIHSRTRLLGCRHGRLLLLGGARKKVSVCDPITGELHRVCTPPDFTRYEFLNVAVLCAAADQGHVHGSCHSSPFKVVMMSPCGEDDRPVACVYSSETGVWGHVISTTARCGLHAANPGILVGNVLYWSSKSVSASYVNLNRTDDILEFDLDRQSLAVIKGPPELNGSLVHQIIQTEDGVVGLAVFSQDRFKMWERKANRHGGATWLLQKTVEMHTILGRPSPIKRSVAVLGYDEDNGVIFLHVGSTVYMVELMSMQSKKLYKSHHSNRCYPFTSFYAQAGGCA, encoded by the exons ATGAGCTCGCGCCTCCATCCCAAATTCCATGCCCGTGACCGTGAGGACGGCGACGTAATGACTTGCCGCCGCAGCCCGCGCCTCCATCCCCAGATCCACACCAGCGAGGACGGCGCCGGGAAGGCCTGCCGCCGGAGCCCGCGCAATCATCCCCAAATCCACGCGAGTGAGCAGGGCGCCGGAACCACACGCCgctgccggcgccggcgccgcggcACCTCGCTGCCAGACAACGAAGATATGCTCTGGGAGATCCTCCTCCGTCTCCCGCCTCAGCCGTCCTCCCTCCCGCGCGCATCCGCCGTCTGCAGGCGCTGGCGAGGGCTCGTCACCGACCCCCGGTTCCTCCGCAGCTtccgcgcccaccaccggaagccgCCCCTTCTGGGCGTCTTCGAGTCCTTCGACGGACTCGTGTTTAACGACCTCCTTCGTCAGCGCCTCAGGCGCAAAGGTAGGATCGAGTTGAGGTTCATCCTGGAAACGCCCGACCGCATACCTCTTCTCCCCATTGAAACCGGCATCCACTCAAGGACTCGACTGCTCGGGTGCCGCCACGGTCGCCTACTCCTCTTGGGCGGGGCGCGAAAAAAAGTCAGTGTGTGCGACCCAATCACCGGCGAGCTCCACCGCGTGTGTACTCCACCGGACTTCACAAGGTATGAATTCTTGAATGTTGCGGTGCTCTGCGCCGCCGCCGACCAGGGCCACGTGCACGGCAGCTGCCACTCCAGCCCCTTTAAGGTGGTCATGATGTCCCCGTGTGGAGAAGATGATCGACCAGTCGCTTGTGTATACTCCTCGGAGACTGGAGTATGGGGCCATGTCATCTCAACGACGGCTCGATGTGGGCTTCACGCTGCTAATCCTGGGATCCTTGTTGGCAATGTTCTGTACTGGTCTTCTAAGTCTGTGAGTGCATCCTATGTGAATTTGAATCGCACAGATGACATACTTGAGTTTGATTTGGATAGACAGAGCCTAGCTGTGATCAAGGGGCCTCCAGAACTTAATGGTTCCCTCGTACATCAGATAATCCAAACAGAGGATGGTGTTGTTGGTCTCGCCGTATTTTCTCAGGATAGATTCAAAATGTGGGAGAGAAAAGCCAATCGTCATGGTGGTGCTACGTGGTTGCTGCAGAAGACCGTTGAAATGCATACTATTCTTGGGCGCCCTTCTCCGATTAAGCGATCGGTTGCAGTACTGGGGTATGATGAGGATAATGGTGTGATTTTCTTACACGTGGGCAGCACTGTCTACATGGTTGAACTTATGTCAATGCAGTCCAAGAAACTTTACAAAAGCCATCATTCTAATCGCTGTTATCCTTTCACAAGTTTCTATGCACAAG CAGGTGGATGTGCTTGA
- the LOC127294417 gene encoding uncharacterized protein isoform X2, with protein sequence MSSRLHPKFHARDREDGDVMTCRRSPRLHPQIHTSEDGAGKACRRSPRNHPQIHASEQGAGTTRRCRRRRRGTSLPDNEDMLWEILLRLPPQPSSLPRASAVCRRWRGLVTDPRFLRSFRAHHRKPPLLGVFESFDGLVFNDLLRQRLRRKGRIELRFILETPDRIPLLPIETGIHSRTRLLGCRHGRLLLLGGARKKVSVCDPITGELHRVCTPPDFTRYEFLNVAVLCAAADQGHVHGSCHSSPFKVVMMSPCGEDDRPVACVYSSETGVWGHVISTTARCGLHAANPGILVGNVLYWSSKSVSASYVNLNRTDDILEFDLDRQSLAVIKGPPELNGSLVHQIIQTEDGVVGLAVFSQDRFKMWERKANRHGGATWLLQKTVEMHTILGRPSPIKRSVAVLGYDEDNGVIFLHVGSTVYMVELMSMQSKKLYKSHHSNRCYPFTSFYAQGGCA encoded by the exons ATGAGCTCGCGCCTCCATCCCAAATTCCATGCCCGTGACCGTGAGGACGGCGACGTAATGACTTGCCGCCGCAGCCCGCGCCTCCATCCCCAGATCCACACCAGCGAGGACGGCGCCGGGAAGGCCTGCCGCCGGAGCCCGCGCAATCATCCCCAAATCCACGCGAGTGAGCAGGGCGCCGGAACCACACGCCgctgccggcgccggcgccgcggcACCTCGCTGCCAGACAACGAAGATATGCTCTGGGAGATCCTCCTCCGTCTCCCGCCTCAGCCGTCCTCCCTCCCGCGCGCATCCGCCGTCTGCAGGCGCTGGCGAGGGCTCGTCACCGACCCCCGGTTCCTCCGCAGCTtccgcgcccaccaccggaagccgCCCCTTCTGGGCGTCTTCGAGTCCTTCGACGGACTCGTGTTTAACGACCTCCTTCGTCAGCGCCTCAGGCGCAAAGGTAGGATCGAGTTGAGGTTCATCCTGGAAACGCCCGACCGCATACCTCTTCTCCCCATTGAAACCGGCATCCACTCAAGGACTCGACTGCTCGGGTGCCGCCACGGTCGCCTACTCCTCTTGGGCGGGGCGCGAAAAAAAGTCAGTGTGTGCGACCCAATCACCGGCGAGCTCCACCGCGTGTGTACTCCACCGGACTTCACAAGGTATGAATTCTTGAATGTTGCGGTGCTCTGCGCCGCCGCCGACCAGGGCCACGTGCACGGCAGCTGCCACTCCAGCCCCTTTAAGGTGGTCATGATGTCCCCGTGTGGAGAAGATGATCGACCAGTCGCTTGTGTATACTCCTCGGAGACTGGAGTATGGGGCCATGTCATCTCAACGACGGCTCGATGTGGGCTTCACGCTGCTAATCCTGGGATCCTTGTTGGCAATGTTCTGTACTGGTCTTCTAAGTCTGTGAGTGCATCCTATGTGAATTTGAATCGCACAGATGACATACTTGAGTTTGATTTGGATAGACAGAGCCTAGCTGTGATCAAGGGGCCTCCAGAACTTAATGGTTCCCTCGTACATCAGATAATCCAAACAGAGGATGGTGTTGTTGGTCTCGCCGTATTTTCTCAGGATAGATTCAAAATGTGGGAGAGAAAAGCCAATCGTCATGGTGGTGCTACGTGGTTGCTGCAGAAGACCGTTGAAATGCATACTATTCTTGGGCGCCCTTCTCCGATTAAGCGATCGGTTGCAGTACTGGGGTATGATGAGGATAATGGTGTGATTTTCTTACACGTGGGCAGCACTGTCTACATGGTTGAACTTATGTCAATGCAGTCCAAGAAACTTTACAAAAGCCATCATTCTAATCGCTGTTATCCTTTCACAAGTTTCTATGCACAAG GTGGATGTGCTTGA